The segment GAAGCCCATCGTCAGCAACGATCAATCCCATTACGTTACCCTCCGTTGTTCATGAGGTTAGTACATTATCATATATTCTGGTAGCAAAGCACGATCCAAATAATTATTGTCAGCTCTAGGTTCATATTAAAATTGTAAAGGGTGGCAACTTTTTGAGAGTGTTGAATCGATTATGGCCACATATGCGCCTGCTGTTGAAATTGAAGTGCCATCTTGTGCTGGTTCGGTTGAAAATGAAACTAAAAAGCGCTGAATGGAAGTCTTAATACTTTGGAACGAATGGAGTGAGCTATGAGATATGGAGTTTGTGGTTTCCAAGGAGAGATGCTAACTCAGGCGCGCGAAGGGGGCAGCATGACCCAGTCTACACTTGCCACTCTGATAGGACGATCTTCAACAGCAGTTTCTCGATGGGAAAAGGGGAACAACTTCCTGAGCAAGATGCGCTAGAGAGCCTGGAGCGGCAGCTTGCTATTCCATCCGCTTGGTTTCTGAAACCGAAAACAGAGTATGAGGCGGGTTCATTTTTCTGTCGAAGTAAAGCCGCTATTACCCGCGCAGCAAGAAGCATAGCAAAACTCGTTTAGAGTTTACTCAAGAAGTAAGTCTGGTACTTCAAGAGTGGGTAGAGTGGCCATCAGTAAACGTTCCGTCACTAGCGGCGACTGATTACATGAAAGTCAGAGACGAGGATATTAAGTCTATAGCACTTGATATTAGGAAATACTGGTAACTTGGTTTAGGCCCAATATCTGACATGATATTGGTATTGGAAATTGCCGGCTTTTTCATTGCACCCGAGGAAATTGGGTACTCGAATATGGATGGCGCGTCCAAGTGGTTCGATGTAGATGAGCCAATATATTTCTTGCGACAGGCAAGACAAATAGCGTTCGTCAAAGGTTTGATGCGGCACATGAGCTTGCGCATTTAGTTTTGCATAGACATCTTGGTGATTTTAAATTTAATGTGCGCTATGCTGAGATAGAACGTCAGGCCAATATTTTTGCGGGTATTTTCCTTTTACCTGATGAATCATTTTCGGCGGAAATCGTGGCTCCGTCCCAAGATATTTTTGTTGCCTTAAAATCACGTTGGAAAACATCGACAGGCGCCATGATCTCGTGCGCAAAGCAACTTGACGTTGTTACAGAGGGTTATGCTACACGACTTTGGAAAAATTATAGGGCTCGTGACGTGTGACGCGGAGATCCCGGCGATGATATGCTGCATTTTGAGGAAGTACGGTTGATGCCATGAGCAATCAATCTTCTCCTTGAAGATGATAGATTTGATCAGGATCGGATCGCTACTGAGATTGGTCTATTTGAACCAGATGTGGAGCGGTTTTGTGGGTTGCCTAAAGGGTTTTTCAGCTTACCCAAGAAAAATGTTGTTCAAATGAAATTGCGCGAATCAAAGCAAATTGCATCCGTACCTATTACTTCTTCGGTCACCGGTTCTAGACCACTGGTCGATAGTTCGACTTACAGAAGCTCTGGGAATCCATGCTGTGAAGCATTTACGCGGCAGTTGCGCAACGTTATCAAGTAATGTCATTGCTAAACGAAATATTATTGATATATAATCCTATCAAGCGAAACCCAACCAAGGTGTTCCCAATGACCAACTCTCCCAAAGATTCGATCTCTGATCTCCTGATGCGCAACATTCCCCGTGGACTTGTGATGGGCATCGAAGAGGCTCTTGGCGCTGGGGCGCAGCGTGCACATGCTGCCGCGAAAGGAATGGATGAGGGGCATCTGCCTCATGTTGTTGGGCAGCTCCGTCACTTTCACATGAACGAATCGTTCCACCGAGCGCTTTCGATGGGCGATACGTCTCCGACGGCGATTCGAGGCAATGGCCTTGTGTCCGGACGAGCCGGGGTATTCACTCTTGCCAGATTCAACATTCCAGAAGGTTTCTGGATCAATGGGCGGCGGAGCCACACACGTCGGCAGATGTCTTTTGCCAACAAAGCAATCGAGCCCTTGGTTCAGCCCGAACTGTTCGAAAGTTACGTACCGCCTTCGGAGGTCGTAGCTTTTTTCGTGGCTTGTTTCTCGGGGTCGATGCATATTCAACCCGAGGCGCCTGTCTCAATACAGGTCGCAGTACCAGATCGCGAAATGCGCGGCTGGCTTTTCAGGGAACCACTGGAGGTGTTCGTGCAGCGCTATGAGCAGAGCCCGACTACGCAAGGCGATCTTGCGATTCCGAAGCTCAAGAAAAACATTGGCAAACAGGACAAGGATGGAACTACGCTATGAGCCGCGGAGGTATTCAGGGTTTTCAGAAAGAGCGACTTAGTCAGATACTAGCTGTACGTCGGCTGAGCCAAGTACAATTGGCGTCGCTGGTTGGAGTGTCGCCAGCGACGGTTAGCAAATGGCGATCGGGTAGCCAAGCACCAGAACGTGACACGCTCGAAAGGCTCGCCAACGTTGTCAATGTCACGCCGGAATGGTTTACCAGATTGCCCACAGCAAAGGTGTCGCTACCGCTGTTTCGCAGTAATGCCTCGGCGCACGTCGCCGCCCGCGCGATGCTTGAGGCCCGGATCGAGTGGGCTCAAGACATTGCAGTTGCTCTGTCGGAGTTCGTCGACTTTCCGCAACTGAACCTGCCTAGTCGGAAGTTCATCGACCCGGAAGAAATTACGCCTGAGGAGATTGAGCACGCAGCCTGTGAATGTCGTGACTTGTGGCGCATCGGTCGTGCAGCTGTTCAAGACCTCGCCCTAGCGGTCGAAGGCGCTGGTGTCATCCTGATCCGCGAGGAAACCGGAATCGCTCAAATTGAAGGCTTGTCGGCTTGGAGCGAAGTGCTCGGGCGCCCACTCGTCCTTTTGTCGGCCGACAAGGACAATGGATACCGTAGTCGATTCGATTTGGCCCATGAACTCGGCCACCTGGTCCTGCATCGGTACATTCCCCGACCCACCGAGCGGGATCGTCATAAGCTGTTGGAACAGCAAGCGCATCGTTTCGCGGGTGCCTTCTTACTGCCAGCAGAGACATTCGCCAACGAAATTCGTACCCCAGTCACGCTGGACGATCTGTTATTGTTGAAGCGGCGCTGGGGTGTGTCGGTGGGAGCGATCGTGATGCGGCTTCGTGCACTCAAGATTCTTGACGGGGATGGTGCTCAATTACTCTTCAAGCGGCGCTCCGCTCGATGGGGCGCCAAGTCCGAGCCGGGTGATGGTGACAGGGCTCCCGAACGGCCACGCCTGTTGCGTCGTACCATCGACCTACTGGTAGAGGAGAACGTGATGCCGCTGGATGCGATTCCCCGACATATCGGGCTGGCAACAAATGACCTGGAAATGCTGCTGGGCCTTCAGGAAGGCTATTTCCAAGGCAAGGGCAATGTTGTGCAGTTGGCGCGCCTACGTCCTTTTCCCGTCAGTACAAGCGAGCCGGTAGTGACGACTGGGAGCACTATCTTGCCCTTTCGATTTACGCCCAAACATTGATTTTCCCAACATGATCAAGGCACAGAAGTGACATGAACGACATTGATGCTATTTTGAGTAGCAAACCGATCTCGCCGTCTCGTGAAATGGCGGCGTATGAGGCTTTGTGGGTCCACCAGAGTGCGACCTTCAAGACAATCGCAGATTGCTTTCGCAGTAGCCCAGATTTAATGCCTTCCGAGTTGGTCACGGAAGACGAGATCGTGGCTGCGCAATCTAAGGTGCTGGAGAAAATCGCGCACGCGAAAATTCACGACTTTGGTGTTCGCATTCACGGGTCGGAAGACTATCCCCAGCGACTGCGCGATGCTGCGCATCCTGTAGAACTGCTGTACTACAGGGGTTGGTGGGATTTGATCGACTCCCCTAAGCGTATCGCAATCGTTGGATCCCGTAACGTCTCGGAAGAAGGCGTTCGTCGAACCCGGCGACTCGTGAAGCTTCTTGTTCAAGAGGGCTATACCATCGTCTCCGGCCTGGCAAAAGGTGTTGACACGGCAGCGCACACCGCAGCAATCGATAATGGAGGCAACACTATTGCGGTCATCGGTACTCCCATTACGGAGTACTACCCGCCCGAAAACAAGAAACTGCAAGACCTGATTGCGGAGAAGTACCTGCTTGTTAGTCAAGTACCGATCTGGCGCTATTCAAAGCAGGACTATCGAAGCAATCGACTATTCTTTCCAGAGCGCAACGCCACCATGTCCGCACTGACGCAGGCAACTGTGATTGTTGAGGCCAGCGACACGTCTGGCTCGCTGACTCAAGCGCGTGCCGCGCTTCAGCAGGGACGCAAACTATTCATTTTGGACAGCTGCTTCCGCAATCCAAAGCTGACTTGGCCCTCGCGTTTCCTAGAAAAGGGAGCGATTCGCGTCATCGACTTAAATGACATTATGGTGTCTCTTGGCTAGGAGGATTCTTAAGATCGATGCCTTGGTGCTTCCAGACCACTACTATCTGGACGAGCAGGATATTTGCTACTACGCTGGCGAGTACACTGCGGGCGAAGGACACGCCTACAGCGAAACTAATCAGCTTATACATAATTTCAAGAAGACCGTGGATAAGCGTGGTACCGCGCAGTGGCAGTACAAGGAGCGGGCGATCCAGCGGGCGGCTAACATCTTTCGTGCTGCGATAAAATCGGATATGCCAATCACTTTCGTCCCGATCCCACCGTCCAAGGCAAGGAATGATCCAATGTATGACGATAGAATGGTGCGACTGCTGCAAGCGATTTGTATGGGGCGATATTCTGATATACGTGAACTGGTCGTTCAGGCGCAATCACTGGAAGCGGCACATCTGTCGAGCACACGTCCAACACCGGATGAGTTAGTTACTAACTATCTTGTTGACGATCGCTTGGTGGAGCCACCTCCAACAACTATCTTCGTCGTTGACGATGTCTTGACGACAGGCTGTCACTTCAAGGCGGTCAAGCGTGTTTTGGCGGAGAGATTCCCCGCTGCCGACATCATTGGACTTTTTATCGCGCGACGGGTGCCAAAGTCTGTCGATCTAGATTTCGACATCCTCGAATTGAATAGCTGAACAGGTACCGCAGATGCTGATCGTAATGACCTCGCCAGACGCGTTGCTCCTCAACGGAAAGCCAGATCCCAACCTTGTCCAGGTGCTGATCAATGCAAGGGCAGCCAACAACCCTGTGGGCTTGATTTCCAATCATCATGAGCCGGATTGGTTTGCTGGCAGCTTTGGTGGTAGCGGTGTTCAGTTCCTACATAACAAGGGGCGCCAGTCAGGTGAAATCGTTTCACAAAATGCCAAGAATTTTTCATTGAATCCCTTCGATGTACTAGTCTTAGCTGGCAAGGATGAAGACGTCCAAATGGGCAAAAACGGTCACGCACTTCTGATCGCTGCCGGCTGGTCTACCGCAAAACAAGTAGTGCCACTTGGAATCCGGGTCGATGATGCCAAGCAGTTTCAAGAGATCATTGACCTGACGACTGGTTGGTTGGGCCAGTGGTGGTTCACAGGCGATGAACCACGATACCGAGTACGGGCATTGTCAGATCTTTCATCCAAGTATGGTAAGACAATCACACAGCGGGTGTTTGCGCAAAAGCTGACTTCCACCGTCAAGAACGGAGGTAGTCGTTTGAACGCGCTTTTGGCCGTCACTGCACGTTCACTCCTAATGGAAGGTACGGATTCTCAGGAAGGATTGGTGTGGGGTGTGTATCCCTCATCGAGTAGCGCCAACGATGACGATGAGATTCTCAGCGATTTCACACATCGGCTTCGCACGACGGTATCGCGCGTGCGTTTCTCAAAGCGAGGTGAGCCGCTATTCATCCGTCACACGCCATCTACGAAGCGATCGATGGGAGGCGGAGGAGACCGAACCGACCCGACCAACCAAATCTTGACCGTCCACTTGAATCCATTCTACAAAGAGAGCAACCGTCTGCTTGGCAAGCATGTGATCGTCGTCGATGACTGTACGACTTATGGTGTGTCATTTGGTGTAGCTTCGGCGTTTCTGCGTAAGGCGGGTGCAGCGTCTATCACCGGAGTCGCATTGGGCAAGTTTGGCGGCCAACTGAGGTACTACGAGATTGATATCCAGACTGACCCGTTTAAGCCGGTAGTTGCGGGTGGATTTACCTCCATTGCGCCAGGCTGGTTTCAGGGTGCGACAAGTTCAGTCACCCAGCAGGTTCTGCAAACCTTGATCCCTTGAGACCGCTTGTGCCATCATCATGAATCTGTCGACTTTGTTCCAAATCTACCAGCCCGCTTGCTTCGTGTGGCCTGTGGCCATCCAGACGGGCGTTGGTGATTTGAACACAGGTATCGTCAGCAGGAAATTCTACTGACACGTGATCCGACAATTCGCGTGCAGGACCATATTTGGCTTATTGATAACATGCTCTGGGTTAATTTCTACTCCCCTAATGGATCCAGTTTAAGGTTGTTCATTCGCTTATATGGGCTACCAATCAATTTTTGGCACTGCCTATAAAACAGTAAAGGCAGCATATGCTGTGACTAGTTCTCTATTGCACTAAGGCCGTGTTAAATCGCAGACCGAACTCTGATAGTCCGTTTTTTCTGATATCCACTTCATTATGAGGCAATAAAATTGCTTGCTGTTTTCAGGTAATACTGTAATACCATTCAAGCTGATTTACAAACAACGCCAGTTCATTACGGCATCCAAGCAAGTAACCACTTTTGAACAAGTCCGGTGAAATAATGGGTTGGGAGGTATATGGTTATCTGTCGGGTTGCCATTCTTGATAGAACGGAACTTCATTACTGTCATTTAGCCAAGAGACGTTATGCGAACTCCAGATGTGCATAGCAGGTTTTATGCCTGGGTCTTCATCGAGCGTTGCCACGCGCAAAATGACGTGCGGTTGTGCGCGGCGCTCGGCCACGAGGTGCGAGCCACAAACAGAACAGAAATACCTGAGCTTTCCCGGAGATGACTCAAAGGCCGCCAATTTCTCTTTACCTTTTACCCAGTGGAAATGTTCTCGCATAACGCCGGCATTCGATGCAAAGGCGGCTGCATGCGCTTTGCGACAAGTACGGCAATGGCAGTGACTAATTGGCATGTCCAATTGATCAACTTCGTACACAATGGCGCCACACAAACAACTGCCTTTCATATTTTCCCTTATGCAAAAGCCACACTTTTTGAAGACACCAATCGTTACAATTCAGCTAAGCGGAGCGTCCGAGTGAAATTGCCTTGTTAGATTTAGTGTGCTGCAACACCACTAACCCGCGCCTCATTGCCGATTGCTCGAAGCGTAATCGATCCCAGAAACTCTCCCTTCAAAACTGCACTTCTCAGCCTCCACAGAACACTCACATCCAACTCTCTTCGAATGCAGCCTAAGTATTCAAATTTCACTGATATGCTCGATAACAATGGAAATTCGTTTCGTTGAGATGCAAATCGATCAGAAGTAATTCTTTCCAACAATTCATTGGTGAACTCGTCACTGAACAACGAATAATTCCCTGCATTTGAACCACGGATGATGCGCATATATATAGGTCGTGCTAATTGCTCAAGTTCTAAGTCTGTAAGGGCATGTAAATTCATATGTAATAAAGCTAACGCAAAGCTAAGCGGCGCATGGTAGCGCGTCCGGTTGGGCGCTGCGTTAGGAATTTTGTAGCCTCGCTTTCACGATTATTATTGTTCAACTCGCAGCTCAGGGATATTAGGAAATGCTCCTGCGATATTCTTTCAAACCCTAACCGCTCGTACATTCCTAGAACTGGGCTA is part of the Sulfurirhabdus autotrophica genome and harbors:
- a CDS encoding ImmA/IrrE family metallo-endopeptidase produces the protein MHRHLGDFKFNVRYAEIERQANIFAGIFLLPDESFSAEIVAPSQDIFVALKSRWKTSTGAMISCAKQLDVVTEGYATRLWKNYRARDV
- a CDS encoding alpha/beta hydrolase, whose product is MTNSPKDSISDLLMRNIPRGLVMGIEEALGAGAQRAHAAAKGMDEGHLPHVVGQLRHFHMNESFHRALSMGDTSPTAIRGNGLVSGRAGVFTLARFNIPEGFWINGRRSHTRRQMSFANKAIEPLVQPELFESYVPPSEVVAFFVACFSGSMHIQPEAPVSIQVAVPDREMRGWLFREPLEVFVQRYEQSPTTQGDLAIPKLKKNIGKQDKDGTTL
- a CDS encoding DNA-processing protein DprA, giving the protein MNDIDAILSSKPISPSREMAAYEALWVHQSATFKTIADCFRSSPDLMPSELVTEDEIVAAQSKVLEKIAHAKIHDFGVRIHGSEDYPQRLRDAAHPVELLYYRGWWDLIDSPKRIAIVGSRNVSEEGVRRTRRLVKLLVQEGYTIVSGLAKGVDTAAHTAAIDNGGNTIAVIGTPITEYYPPENKKLQDLIAEKYLLVSQVPIWRYSKQDYRSNRLFFPERNATMSALTQATVIVEASDTSGSLTQARAALQQGRKLFILDSCFRNPKLTWPSRFLEKGAIRVIDLNDIMVSLG
- a CDS encoding GFA family protein, which translates into the protein MKGSCLCGAIVYEVDQLDMPISHCHCRTCRKAHAAAFASNAGVMREHFHWVKGKEKLAAFESSPGKLRYFCSVCGSHLVAERRAQPHVILRVATLDEDPGIKPAMHIWSSHNVSWLNDSNEVPFYQEWQPDR
- a CDS encoding XRE family transcriptional regulator, with the protein product MSRGGIQGFQKERLSQILAVRRLSQVQLASLVGVSPATVSKWRSGSQAPERDTLERLANVVNVTPEWFTRLPTAKVSLPLFRSNASAHVAARAMLEARIEWAQDIAVALSEFVDFPQLNLPSRKFIDPEEITPEEIEHAACECRDLWRIGRAAVQDLALAVEGAGVILIREETGIAQIEGLSAWSEVLGRPLVLLSADKDNGYRSRFDLAHELGHLVLHRYIPRPTERDRHKLLEQQAHRFAGAFLLPAETFANEIRTPVTLDDLLLLKRRWGVSVGAIVMRLRALKILDGDGAQLLFKRRSARWGAKSEPGDGDRAPERPRLLRRTIDLLVEENVMPLDAIPRHIGLATNDLEMLLGLQEGYFQGKGNVVQLARLRPFPVSTSEPVVTTGSTILPFRFTPKH
- a CDS encoding phosphoribosyltransferase — its product is MLLNGKPDPNLVQVLINARAANNPVGLISNHHEPDWFAGSFGGSGVQFLHNKGRQSGEIVSQNAKNFSLNPFDVLVLAGKDEDVQMGKNGHALLIAAGWSTAKQVVPLGIRVDDAKQFQEIIDLTTGWLGQWWFTGDEPRYRVRALSDLSSKYGKTITQRVFAQKLTSTVKNGGSRLNALLAVTARSLLMEGTDSQEGLVWGVYPSSSSANDDDEILSDFTHRLRTTVSRVRFSKRGEPLFIRHTPSTKRSMGGGGDRTDPTNQILTVHLNPFYKESNRLLGKHVIVVDDCTTYGVSFGVASAFLRKAGAASITGVALGKFGGQLRYYEIDIQTDPFKPVVAGGFTSIAPGWFQGATSSVTQQVLQTLIP